A single region of the Latilactobacillus curvatus JCM 1096 = DSM 20019 genome encodes:
- the rimP gene encoding ribosome maturation factor RimP — MSTVVETVHDLIVPILDQHHFELVDIEFVKEGSSWYLRVFIDKPNGIDLEDCALVNDALSEKLDSIDPDPIPQAYFLDVSSPGAERPLKKEADFQKALGEYIHISLYQAVDGEKIYQGTLKALDDDTLTLVIKIKTRQKEVTFNRKEIAKARLAIEF, encoded by the coding sequence TTGAGTACCGTTGTGGAAACAGTTCACGATCTGATCGTGCCGATTCTTGATCAACACCATTTTGAATTAGTGGACATTGAATTTGTTAAAGAAGGTAGCAGTTGGTATCTGCGCGTCTTCATTGACAAACCAAATGGCATTGACCTTGAAGATTGTGCCTTAGTAAACGATGCGTTAAGTGAGAAACTGGATTCAATCGACCCGGATCCAATTCCGCAGGCTTATTTCTTAGATGTTTCATCACCTGGTGCAGAGCGTCCTTTAAAGAAGGAAGCCGATTTCCAAAAAGCACTTGGCGAATACATTCATATCTCGTTATACCAAGCTGTTGATGGCGAGAAAATCTATCAAGGTACACTAAAAGCCCTTGATGATGACACTTTAACTTTAGTGATTAAAATTAAAACGCGTCAAAAAGAAGTAACGTTTAATCGTAAGGAAATTGCCAAAGCTCGCTTAGCAATTGAATTTTAG
- a CDS encoding 2-hydroxyacid dehydrogenase, whose protein sequence is MFKIACYGVRPNEVATFNKYNNYDYDLTLIEDLLTHDNIETAKGHDAVLLRANCTADAQNLAKLNEYGIRYVFTRTVGYGHIDLAAAGKYNMEVARVPAYSPNAIAELALTLGMSLLRHTTYTTNRTAHHDFRVSPVMFSKEVRNCTVGIIGTGKIGYTEAKLYKGLGAKVVGYDLYPSEIAKEVLDFVSLDELLAQSDIVSLHIPYFAGQNDQFINADLIAKMKNDAILVNTARGQLQDNRAIIDALKANQLGAFAADVLPAEGEIFFKQFPADQPVPDATTQELIDLYPRVLLTPHVGSNTDEALKNMVEISFENFHEILTTGKTQNSVATTEN, encoded by the coding sequence ATGTTTAAAATTGCTTGTTACGGCGTTCGTCCGAATGAAGTGGCGACGTTCAATAAATATAACAACTACGATTATGATTTAACGTTAATTGAAGACTTATTGACTCACGACAATATCGAAACGGCTAAGGGGCATGACGCGGTCTTGTTACGTGCCAACTGTACCGCTGATGCGCAAAACTTAGCGAAGTTGAATGAATACGGGATTCGTTACGTGTTTACCCGGACAGTCGGTTACGGTCATATCGATTTGGCCGCAGCAGGCAAGTACAACATGGAAGTTGCTCGCGTGCCAGCCTACTCGCCAAACGCGATTGCTGAATTGGCATTGACGCTAGGGATGTCATTGTTGCGTCACACCACTTACACAACGAATCGGACAGCCCATCATGATTTCCGTGTGAGCCCAGTGATGTTCAGTAAAGAAGTCCGCAACTGTACGGTTGGGATTATCGGGACTGGCAAGATTGGCTACACCGAAGCGAAGTTATACAAAGGCTTAGGTGCCAAGGTTGTGGGTTATGACTTATATCCATCAGAAATCGCTAAGGAAGTGCTTGATTTTGTCAGCTTGGATGAATTATTAGCCCAAAGTGACATTGTCAGCTTGCACATTCCATACTTCGCTGGTCAAAACGACCAATTCATCAATGCAGACTTAATCGCAAAGATGAAGAACGATGCAATCTTGGTGAATACAGCCCGCGGTCAATTGCAAGATAACCGTGCGATTATCGACGCCTTGAAAGCTAATCAACTGGGAGCTTTTGCCGCTGACGTATTACCAGCTGAAGGCGAAATCTTCTTCAAGCAATTCCCGGCAGACCAACCTGTGCCAGATGCAACCACCCAAGAATTGATTGATTTATACCCCCGTGTCTTGTTGACGCCACACGTTGGTTCAAATACTGACGAAGCCCTCAAGAACATGGTCGAGATTAGTTTTGAAAACTTCCATGAAATCTTGACGACGGGTAAGACGCAAAATAGCGTCGCAACCACTGAAAATTAA